The segment TTACAATGCAAAATCACATCAACATCAAGGGATAAACATCCTCCACACTAGAAGGCCCGAGCTGAGTTTCGActcgggacctcagaactgtgaggcggacgtgctaaccactaggctaCCTTgcttcagttctttttttttctttttttccctcaataatAGGAATTTCCAATTTTATTCAGGGGTCTCCCAACACCCTAAAGTGACAttattcacttttaatttatttaacacgTTAAAACCAACCCGTCAGTAGTAGATATGATAAAGATATGTTAAGTagttatattttcttttgtttgcagAATGTGTAAGGTGTGTCACAAACGATGTTTCAAATCTAATCTCAAACGCTGGTTTGCCCCTTTAATATAATCCCATTGGAGTCTTAACGCAcattcccagccttctctgccataCCTCCATGCACTCTTGGAAGGATTCTTCGGGGATCCTCTGCACTACCGTTGTCATAGGCATCTTGATTTAGGCCACATCTTGAAACCCCCTTGACTCGCTTGAGCTTCTTgagaaagaggggggggggggggggggggggaaacggaGCCAGGTCAAGTGAGTAGGGCGGTTCCTCTGCCAGAAACTGTCGGATGCTCATGGTATTATGAGCAGGCacgttgtcctgccacaactcactcctcttcagaatcagaatcagaatcatctttatttgccaaatatgtccaaaacacacaaggaatttgtctccggtagttggagccgctctagtacaacagacagtcaatttacagaacactttggagacataaagacttCTTGTGCATTGAACCAAGCAACCGCCGCAAGATCtctttgtaggaaaaaaaaaaaaaaaaaaaaaaaaaaaaacagcttgctggtaaaataaaaaccagtgtttttttttttttttattattattattttttttaggatggCTAGGGTAGGATATATCCACCCCTATATTGAGCTGCAGCTGAATTACAGCTCCAAAAGAGCAATTTGCACGAAGTTGACCATTGACGCACAGCAAAAAGTAGAGCGAATACATTGTGATTTTTGCTGTTTGCTGCTGTAACTTAATTTGTGTTGTTCACATTATGAATACAAATTTTGTTACTATTTTAGCAAGGAAGTAAGATATGaaaactcatttttttcttctcctgccTTGCCATCCAGTGTCAAAAGTAAGTAGTGCAATGCAGGCAAATGGCAGGCCGTGTGAAATGTTAACTTAAGTATATGCCGTGgggtgctaaaaaaaaatgctggtcAGTAGTTAGACACCACTGGATGACttatttggaatattttttcccccaatgtttACTCGAGGTGATGGTGGTGTGGAAACGGCAGAAGAAGCCGTGGAGCCTGCAGAGCCTGACATCAATGAGTTGTGTACCGACATGTTTGAAAAGATGGCTGTCTTTCTTCAAGGAGAACTCACAGGTATCTTTAAAGTGAATTAATGcacttaatattattttttaaatatttagtttCACGGTCCAGAACAAAGTGATGCTGctttcactttcttttttttgtgcccaCATTCTCCCGGTCTTCCGCGTTTCAGCGACCTGCGAGGATTATCGTCTGTTGGAGAACATGAACAAGCTAACTAGTCTGAAGTACATGGAGATGAAAGACATCAGCATCAACATCAGCCGAAATTTGCAGGATTTAAACAATAAGTGTGAGTCATATGTAAAACTAATGTCATCCTCAACCAAGGAATAAATGGTATCTTTATATTATTCActtttttggggcatttttaTAGATGCCAGCCTCCAACCCTACCTGGACCAGATAAATCAGATTGAGGAGCAAGTGTCTTCGCTGGAACAAGCTGCTTATAAACTTGACGCATATTCCAAAAAACTAGGTAAGatgtgcatgcacacaaaggctacgtttttatttttgtaacttgTACTCATTAAGTCTAACTAAGTCGGTACTCAAAGCTGTATGAATGGAGTTCAAGTCCATTCCAACAAAATTTTCCGGAGAAAGTATACTTTTGGATGATCATGCCTCTGCATTTTAGTGTTTTAGCCACTGCAATCTTGTGGCTGGAATTTTGCCGTTGCTTGAAAGTGGCACTGGATCTTCCTTCAGCCTAGCTGCCGAGTCATGGGTGTAGAAACTTGCTGTGATGGTGGTTATAATATGTTGTAAATCCGCCCGGCTtgcttacagacacattttcagaaataggatGACCAAAGATCAGAAATAGATAGAATAGAAAATGtacttgtttattttaacaCTTGATGAGTGGTCAGGcattccaaaaactatttgcatacaagcaattaaaagtaTCCATAacatttccataatatgtccccctTAATATTAACAGTATTTAACTTATTTGTACACTTCAATGACagtttaatgttaaaatgttgggtaaataaaagtttataaaacagtaacAGTGATTTATTacgtttccatttttttcctatgggaaaaacaGATTCTAACTACTGTACTAAAAAGCTTCCTGCAACAGTTTGTGTTAGACCTCCAGTTCTCCAGCAGGTGGCGGCATCACACCATAAACCAACTTATGTTTCGTCGCCTGGCCAACATGAAgtctttctttccttttctctgCAGAAGCCAGGTTCAAAAAACTGGAGAAGCGATGAAGGCAGCAACCGTAGCTTTCCATCCGTCACTGACGACATGGCGACAGGACAGAAACTGACACTCGAGGTCACTTTGACTCCTAGAAAACGAGTTATTGAGGATTGAGCGGCTCAAGGCTGCTGTGTTTGGGCTTAGATTTGAACACTCATAATCGCTGAGTGACGCAGCAAAAGTTGTACAACAATGACTGGGCACTTTGTTTACAGCGCAACAGCCTCATCCTGGCTGAGTAGTAGCACAGGAGTTCATGATCTGCACTTGTTTAACATCACTTATCAAATGTAGATAGATGGTACATGAAGCATGTTCACAGACTACTGAAGgcaatcctcctcctcctcctcctcctgattAGTAgcctaaaatgtatttaaaatgagtTAAGTGTTTGACATTATTCAATGTTGTAATTTTCtaataacactttttttttttttaaatgaagtgaTGTGCACTTGATTGCACAGAGTTGCCCTTTACTGACCACAACATAAGGTAAACATGCACAATCTAATTAAGATATACAATAGCTCTATCAGAAATTATGCCTATTCAAAGATACTAATCCTCTATTTTGCTTGATGCTGTCCTCCCTGACAGTATGGTTTTTAATGTGCTTGTCGCACTAAGAGCTGTTAGGATATGAAAATAGTGGAATTTTTGACAGCTCTTGTATTAGTAAATGACAAAGCGTTCTACCATGCAAGTACCGTTTGTTCCATATAACAGTGTTACATGGCAatagaggtgcaacgattaataAACTAATCTATCATCAAATGAAAGgacaactattttgacaattgactaattgtttagagaccttgttgattgtccaaatcctcagaatgtcagcctctcaacagtaataTCCTCAGATTTCtttagtcctccatgaaagcagactgattagctttgtatttaattgaactaagacatttgcaaatgtctgTTTTTACTTTGAAAAGCAATGATCAAGATTTTTGCCTGTTTTTTGACaaggaccaaaccagtaactgaatcagaatcaattcgtgtttgtgctttttctgtGCCGTCAATTTGAAATAGTTCTGTTTTTTTAGTAAAggcattgaaattatttttatctGACTCATTACTTAATTAAAAAATCAACAGGTTAATTGATTATAAAAATAactgttagttgcagccctagatGGTTGATTGCTGCGCTGCATAAATAACATCAGTTCATGCAAACTTTATGGAACAAATATTGGCACTTCAAGGAAACACAAACCACCGACTGTGGAAGAAACATGTCGTTCGTCTATGGCAACACATTTGGAACTAAGAGGCGCACTAATTATTCGCAGCTCATGACTCACCTgagtacgtcaacaatgtcaatgtcaagaacaccagcgtggtaagtttggacaaaagttaaaacttttcaaacattttcaggcttttttatatatatttacaataactgtGTACTGTAatgggtgttttaggccatgaaaaaaggTACAAAATGTTATGCGGTTTCTTGGTTACGTACGTTGTGCAATGGACTTTGCTGGACGTCGTAGGAATACGTGGTCACAAAACACGAGGCACGCTCAGAAGTGGAGCGCAATCGTTGTAACTGATCTTGACTCATCCGTACTTTCTCACCAGAGAATACGTGATAGGTctcgcgtgcgtgtgtttgtgtaaggCCTAATCTAAACCAGGTCTCTGTCATTAGTCCAGTTGGGGCCCCGGCAAACACAGGGAACTCATTATTCATACTGTAACATTATTTACTGTTGAACTGTGATCCTTCCATGTCTACTTTTTCTCCCTGCTTGTTTGCAAGAGGCTCTCAAATTGGGGTctattaaatgattttatttgttattattttaagcACTGTATGGGAGTCCAGCAGTCTGTCGAGCACAGAGAAAGTAATTAAAGGTAAATGTGTTCTGGGATGATTCACTGTATGCGAAATAGCATACAAACGAGACCATATAGTAACAGTAATGTTTGAGACGTGGATGTTTTATGAAACGCTCATTAGCGATAGGATGGAAACTACAGTAAATTTGGAGGTTAAATTCACAGTAAGGAATTCCAATTTTGTCGCTGTCTAATGAACAGCATGAATGCGGGGTGCTCGGTTTATGGCGGTGCTCACAGGCGGGTTCGGAGTTACGAAAGGCGCGCAACCGTGAACTCTTTTTCTGAGTGGCGTAGGAATACGTGGTCACAAGAATAAAATGGAAGatcctttattgtcattgtagtaCACAACGAAATTGGTGTAATCCAAAAAAAGGTGGGGGACTAAAATAactgcaaataaaaatgtttatgattTGCAATAAGTAAAGGCAATTTGaggaaatgaatacaaataaaacaaattatcaataaaactaaatgcaGTAAAATGAGGTGCGATGATATGGACTAGAGTGCTACTCTTCTAAACAATGGAGGATCTTGTGAGCAATGCTGGGATATATTCCAACTATATATTTGCACATCATTTCTTTATTGCACCTGTAGAATGGCTAGCAAATagatatgatatactgtatgttaataaCAGTAATAAGTAAAGAAATACGCTCAGTTACCGCCATACTTTCAACTTTTCCTTTGGATGTTCAAGATCtggccttttttaaaaaaaaaatatttctttatttattttaaatgcaaatatctACTGCAATTATGAATACTATTGTGTTAGTGATAGTCTAGTCTGTGGCACGCTCCAGGTCAAAAGCCGATAGAAATTTGTGCAATTATTTGGCAAAAATGCATGATAAAACTGACaaacttgaaaatatatatataaaattatatggGGACGCAGGCACTCCAAAAAGCCGACTTATGTGTATACAATCCATTCTGGTCCAATTTTCATAAAAAATGTCCCCTTAATATGCAATACTCTCTGGATTTTCCCAGAGAAATGCTTCTTAAGCAAAAGCAAGCGCAAGCTCCTCACTCCATAAATCTCCATAAGTGGAGAGCGGGCccgataaacaaacaaaaaaaaaccaaggcacacCGCCACGCCGCAGAGTTGTGTAACTGACAAACCAGCGAG is part of the Phyllopteryx taeniolatus isolate TA_2022b chromosome 7, UOR_Ptae_1.2, whole genome shotgun sequence genome and harbors:
- the bloc1s2 gene encoding biogenesis of lysosome-related organelles complex 1 subunit 2 — protein: MAAIGDDAAAMDNISRSPRANSGPPNAADDVRSHGEGAEDVKEAPAPVVKKPNTNSDGGVETAEEAVEPAEPDINELCTDMFEKMAVFLQGELTATCEDYRLLENMNKLTSLKYMEMKDISINISRNLQDLNNKYASLQPYLDQINQIEEQVSSLEQAAYKLDAYSKKLEARFKKLEKR